A region of Solibacillus isronensis DNA encodes the following proteins:
- a CDS encoding serine hydrolase domain-containing protein has translation MKMNMLNEKVLAVMNEVDFSGNVLVKRNNDLLQQHSIGFANRTHSILNNEQTRFGIASGCKIFTAVAICQLAEKGELSFDSKLSEILDIPFPRFDEEITIHHLLTHTAGIPDYFDEEVMEDFADLWVSQPMYLMRNGRDFLPLFQHEPMKLKVGERFHYNNAGYILLGLVVEQVSGKGFDDYVTENIFKRAGMEQSGYFELDALPRNTALGYIEEEDGSWKSNIYSVPVKGGADGGAFITVEDMHRFWQALMKFELLGEVMTQQLLTPYIHTDDDYDRFYGYGVWIDKKEDSISKYHVMGYDPGVSFHSAYYPASGLVSVVCSNKSEGAFDVFKEIENI, from the coding sequence ATGAAAATGAATATGTTAAATGAAAAAGTACTAGCAGTTATGAATGAAGTTGATTTTTCAGGCAATGTTTTAGTAAAACGAAATAATGATTTATTACAGCAACACAGTATCGGTTTTGCGAATCGTACACATAGCATTTTGAATAATGAGCAAACGCGATTCGGGATTGCTTCCGGTTGCAAAATCTTTACAGCAGTAGCAATTTGCCAGCTTGCAGAGAAGGGAGAGCTTTCATTTGATTCAAAGTTATCCGAGATTTTGGACATTCCGTTTCCACGATTCGATGAGGAAATAACTATCCACCATCTGTTAACACATACAGCCGGGATCCCGGATTACTTTGACGAAGAAGTAATGGAGGATTTTGCGGATTTATGGGTGAGTCAGCCGATGTATTTGATGCGAAACGGCCGTGATTTTTTACCGTTGTTCCAGCATGAACCGATGAAGTTAAAAGTAGGCGAGCGCTTCCATTATAATAATGCGGGCTATATACTTCTTGGTCTAGTCGTTGAACAGGTGAGCGGCAAGGGCTTTGATGATTATGTGACGGAAAATATATTCAAGCGTGCAGGAATGGAGCAATCAGGATACTTTGAACTGGATGCACTTCCTCGAAATACGGCACTGGGCTATATTGAAGAGGAAGACGGCTCATGGAAATCGAATATTTACTCTGTTCCCGTAAAAGGCGGGGCGGACGGTGGAGCTTTTATCACTGTGGAAGACATGCATCGCTTCTGGCAAGCATTGATGAAATTTGAACTTTTAGGCGAAGTGATGACGCAGCAATTGTTAACGCCATATATTCATACGGATGATGACTATGACCGCTTTTACGGCTATGGTGTATGGATTGATAAGAAGGAAGACAGTATCTCGAAATACCATGTGATGGGCTACGACCCCGGGGTGAGCTTTCACTCAGCATATTATCCGGCAAGTGGTTTGGTGAGTGTCGTCTGTTCGAATAAAAGTGAAGGCGCTTTTGACGTCTTTAAGGAAATTGAAAACATCTAG
- a CDS encoding DUF1801 domain-containing protein: MQYDAKNAEQYLEMLEDDWRKEKLLAIRQMILSYGTELEESIRYKMLNFGRDEHYIFALNAQKHYVSLYVGTIDKIENAETLLTGYNYGKGCIRVKKTINMEETGLRDFIHKTIDMWRAGEDTDC; this comes from the coding sequence ATGCAATATGATGCCAAAAATGCTGAACAATATTTAGAAATGCTCGAAGACGACTGGCGCAAAGAGAAGCTTCTTGCAATAAGGCAAATGATATTATCCTATGGAACTGAATTGGAAGAGTCGATTCGCTATAAGATGCTGAATTTCGGTAGGGATGAACATTATATTTTCGCATTGAACGCGCAAAAACATTACGTCAGCCTCTATGTCGGAACAATCGATAAAATTGAAAACGCTGAGACACTCTTAACTGGCTATAACTATGGCAAAGGATGCATCCGGGTTAAGAAGACAATTAACATGGAAGAGACGGGACTGCGAGACTTTATCCATAAAACAATTGATATGTGGCGTGCCGGGGAAGATACGGATTGTTAA
- a CDS encoding S-layer homology domain-containing protein gives MKKRILAAFGALIFACSLPLTEASAASTKQFSDVPPSKYFAEAVYDLAERNILGGYPDGTF, from the coding sequence ATGAAAAAAAGAATTTTGGCAGCATTCGGTGCACTCATATTTGCATGTAGCTTACCTTTAACGGAAGCATCTGCTGCAAGCACGAAGCAATTTTCAGATGTACCACCTTCAAAATATTTTGCCGAAGCAGTCTATGATTTGGCGGAGCGCAATATTCTGGGAGGCTATCCGGATGGTACTTTCTAA
- a CDS encoding VOC family protein, producing the protein MNIKHVTMYASNFDAAKQFYLNKLQFPLLSEEPDRFTMNVGETAVTFIEAPCNEKPFYHFAFDIPSNHFEEAKEWTKGKVTLSQEQGEDEVYFEGIDAKSIYFEDPAGNIVEFICRLSDSKQSAVPFTVSSLLKMSEMSIVVKDKLKSVSAFHEVSIFERDHKEITAEELTFMGAREDASYLLFVNEGRTWFFSNKNAEVFPVEVLLTNGVMMKIDEGLELVSSNRI; encoded by the coding sequence ATGAATATTAAACATGTTACGATGTACGCTTCAAACTTTGATGCAGCAAAACAATTTTATTTAAATAAGCTGCAATTCCCTCTACTATCAGAAGAACCGGATCGCTTTACAATGAATGTTGGGGAAACGGCAGTCACTTTCATTGAGGCCCCTTGTAACGAAAAACCATTCTATCATTTTGCTTTTGACATCCCTTCAAATCATTTTGAAGAGGCGAAAGAATGGACTAAAGGAAAAGTAACATTATCGCAAGAACAAGGCGAAGATGAAGTATATTTTGAAGGGATTGATGCGAAATCGATTTACTTTGAGGACCCTGCAGGAAATATAGTAGAATTTATTTGCCGCCTTTCAGATTCTAAACAAAGTGCGGTACCGTTTACCGTTTCATCTCTGCTAAAGATGTCGGAGATGAGTATTGTCGTAAAGGATAAATTAAAATCAGTATCAGCGTTTCATGAAGTATCTATTTTTGAACGAGACCATAAAGAAATTACGGCAGAAGAATTAACATTTATGGGCGCACGTGAAGATGCATCCTATCTTTTATTCGTAAATGAGGGGCGCACATGGTTCTTCTCAAATAAGAATGCTGAAGTTTTCCCCGTTGAGGTTTTATTAACGAATGGAGTAATGATGAAAATTGACGAAGGTCTGGAATTGGTGAGTTCAAATCGAATTTGA
- a CDS encoding AAA family ATPase, protein MKRLVIMTVGKTHSGKTTFAHALEKQLSNSFVIDQDNHAQFLNTYYKKLQRDEGPNILKHSLSELMVDYAKEHTDFHFIICNSNRSLKGRKYLLEELFPAEDFVRILVHFDISHDVLHSRVKQSQRSTNIFRGPITNFEELLVRQHVESLKEDIVDPTEKEADHLFVIKDNNEIDLVIQSIVHIAQTSL, encoded by the coding sequence ATGAAAAGATTAGTAATTATGACAGTGGGCAAAACCCATTCCGGTAAAACTACATTTGCTCATGCTTTAGAAAAACAATTAAGCAATTCTTTTGTAATCGACCAGGACAACCACGCTCAATTTCTTAATACTTATTATAAGAAGTTACAACGAGATGAAGGACCAAATATACTTAAACATTCGCTTTCTGAGTTAATGGTCGATTATGCCAAAGAACATACAGATTTTCATTTTATTATTTGCAACTCGAATCGAAGCCTCAAAGGTCGAAAATATTTACTTGAGGAATTATTCCCAGCTGAAGATTTTGTGCGGATATTGGTTCACTTTGATATATCGCATGATGTACTCCATTCCAGAGTAAAACAAAGTCAAAGAAGTACAAATATATTTAGGGGTCCAATTACAAATTTTGAGGAACTGCTTGTTAGGCAGCATGTAGAATCTCTCAAAGAAGACATAGTGGATCCAACAGAAAAGGAAGCCGACCATTTATTTGTTATTAAGGATAACAATGAGATCGATTTAGTAATACAGAGTATAGTACATATTGCACAAACGAGCTTGTAG
- a CDS encoding HIT family protein — MKDCIFCHPELEPTQKIVLSNEHCWFLQVEQYQKKGIQLEGSGVIVPKLHRETAFDLTIDEWNATYTLLQDVKDYLDKTYQPQGYNLGWNCGEIGGQHIFHAHFHVLPRYTDEPLAGKGIRYMFKGETNSRGKDNIQV, encoded by the coding sequence ATGAAAGATTGTATATTTTGTCATCCAGAATTAGAGCCAACTCAAAAAATTGTTTTAAGCAATGAACATTGTTGGTTTTTACAAGTAGAACAATACCAAAAGAAAGGTATCCAACTTGAAGGTTCTGGCGTAATAGTACCTAAATTACATCGAGAAACGGCGTTTGACTTAACAATAGATGAATGGAATGCCACATATACACTTCTTCAAGATGTGAAAGATTACTTGGATAAGACATACCAACCTCAAGGATATAATCTGGGGTGGAATTGTGGAGAGATTGGCGGACAGCATATTTTTCACGCTCATTTTCATGTTTTACCAAGGTATACAGATGAACCGCTTGCAGGTAAAGGCATCCGGTACATGTTTAAAGGTGAGACGAATAGCAGGGGAAAAGATAATATTCAAGTTTAA
- a CDS encoding DUF402 domain-containing protein: MLKIKALKFPDIPHYEWEGEILETTPEYILVLCKSGRKLVHHSKNNVYTINNTSIEYFPFNKWFTAALEVEEGAVVSAYCNVAMPSVLNQNELSFVDLDLDFIKRKNHDWEVVDEDEFEVNSIKYLYPEELKQEAIMALERLKAEVDEGNFPFIKEFTSILNP; this comes from the coding sequence ATGCTGAAAATTAAAGCGTTGAAGTTTCCAGATATACCTCATTATGAATGGGAAGGCGAAATACTAGAAACGACACCTGAATACATACTTGTTTTATGCAAATCAGGGAGGAAGTTAGTGCATCATTCTAAAAATAACGTTTACACAATTAATAATACGTCGATTGAATATTTTCCTTTCAATAAATGGTTTACCGCAGCGTTGGAAGTCGAAGAAGGGGCCGTTGTTTCAGCATATTGTAATGTCGCAATGCCGTCAGTTTTAAATCAAAATGAACTTAGTTTTGTAGATTTGGATTTAGATTTTATAAAAAGGAAAAATCACGATTGGGAAGTTGTGGACGAAGATGAATTTGAAGTGAACAGTATAAAATATCTGTATCCTGAAGAGTTAAAACAAGAAGCAATCATGGCATTAGAACGATTGAAAGCAGAAGTTGATGAAGGGAACTTTCCGTTTATAAAAGAATTTACTTCAATTTTAAATCCATAA